The sequence TGGCCCACTCGATGGACGGCAAGATGATCGTCGCCGACCCGGCGCTGACGGCGGACCGCGCGCCGGAGCTCGCGACCTTCCTGTCGCAGCGGCTCGACATCGACTACTTCCGCACCCTGGAGCGGCTCCGGGTGGAGGACAGCAGGTTCCAGTACATCGCGCGGCAGATCCCCGCCAGCAAGGCAGAGGACGTCGTCGCCGACGCCGAGGACGCCGGCTTCTCGGGGCTGCTCACCGAGCACGACCCGCTGCGGACCTATCCCAACGGCCAGGTGGCCGCCAGCCTGGTCGGCTTCCTCGGTACGCCCGAGAACGACGGCACGGCACGGGCACTCGCGGGGCTGGAGGACTCCTTCGACGGCTTCCTGGCCGGCAAGGACGGCGAGGCCCGCTACCAGAAGGGCGCGGGCAACACGATCCCACTGGGTGACAACACGGTGAAGCCGGCGGTCGACGGCGAGGACCTGCAGACCACGCTGGACTCCGAGCTGCAGTGGTACGCCCAGCGGGTGCTGCAGCAGTCCATCGAGCAGTCCGGCGGGGTGTCGGGCCACGCGGTCGTGATGGACAGCCGCACCGGCGGGCTGCTGGCACTGGCCGACTACCCCAGTTACGACAACCGCACCGCGAAGAAGGCGGACGAGGGCCGCTACACGGCCGCGTCGCTCACCGACCCCTACGAGCCCGGCTCGGTGGAGAAGGTGCTGACCGCGGCCGCCCTCATCGACGCCGGCCACGCCTCGCGCAAGACCAAGATCGAGGTGCCCGGCGTCCTGCACCGCCAGGACCGCCCGATCCACGACTGGTGGGACCACGACGACCTCCGCCTGACGCTGGCCGGTGTCATCGCCAAGTCCTCCAACATCGGCACCGTGCTCGCCTCGGACCAGTTCGCGGACGGCGAGCTGCGTCGCTACCTCAGCGCCTTCGGCCTGGGGGAGTCCACCGGGGTGGGCCTGCACGGCGAGACGCGCGGCATCCTGCCCGGCGGATCCGCCTGGACCTCGCAGGTGGGGGACCGCGTCGCCTTCGGCCAGTCGCTGGCCGTCAACGCCGTGCAGATGACGGCGGCGGTCAACACGATCGCCAACGGCGGCGTCCGGGTGGATCCCAGCCTCGTCCAGGGCTCGGCCACGCTGGACAACGGCAACCGGATCGGGACCGACCTGGCCCAGAGCCGTCGCGTCGTGAGCCCGCAGGCGGCCAAGCAGACCATGCAGATGATGGAGCAG comes from Nocardioides panacisoli and encodes:
- a CDS encoding peptidoglycan D,D-transpeptidase FtsI family protein, with amino-acid sequence MTRPRLPRRRPVEARLRIGFLVIAIVLSVFAARLVQLQGLDPGSYAEMAAAEGSVTVTLPATRGEILDRNGVALAHSMDGKMIVADPALTADRAPELATFLSQRLDIDYFRTLERLRVEDSRFQYIARQIPASKAEDVVADAEDAGFSGLLTEHDPLRTYPNGQVAASLVGFLGTPENDGTARALAGLEDSFDGFLAGKDGEARYQKGAGNTIPLGDNTVKPAVDGEDLQTTLDSELQWYAQRVLQQSIEQSGGVSGHAVVMDSRTGGLLALADYPSYDNRTAKKADEGRYTAASLTDPYEPGSVEKVLTAAALIDAGHASRKTKIEVPGVLHRQDRPIHDWWDHDDLRLTLAGVIAKSSNIGTVLASDQFADGELRRYLSAFGLGESTGVGLHGETRGILPGGSAWTSQVGDRVAFGQSLAVNAVQMTAAVNTIANGGVRVDPSLVQGSATLDNGNRIGTDLAQSRRVVSPQAAKQTMQMMEQVVVPDVGVAPGARVPGYRVAGKTGTAQRVDPECGCYDGSTSVSFAGFAPADDPRFTIYVVVHEPKSGGGGSVGGPAFSKLMSYTLRRYGVPPTGSETPTIKTEW